From Candidatus Dadabacteria bacterium:
CGTCCATTTCAACGCTGTCAGTAAGGTTTCCCTCAAAACCCGCACCGAACGCGATATCATTTATGCTGGTGTTGATAAGAGGAAGAAAACCATCCGGATAAGCTGATCCGGCAGGGTTTCTGTCAAGCTGATTCGCCCTTCTGTAAAAACCTCCGCTCTCGTTTTCCCTCTTCGACAGGTCAAAGAAGCTGTAAATCTCACCGTCCATCAGGTCCACCGGCGCTCTCATGTTGAGCACGAAGCTTACGTGCGTGGAATCTGCGTCACCCACTCTGAACCTGTCCCTGTCAAAAACGCGCTCGGGATCGTTTACACTGTTGGCTGAAAGCGTCCGGGGACCACTCAGGCTTCCGCACGGGGCCGCATTTCCATCCGCATCAAGACATTCACTGCCCGGATACTGGATATCTCCCATTACCCCGGCCCTGTTGGATTTACTTCTGTCCCTTACTTCAAGGGTCGCATTAACTACGCTTTCCCCACCAAGCGAAAAACCCTTGTTTATGCTCGCCACAAGAGTTTCTCCGTCTCCTTCGTAAAGCTGTCCGGCAGTCGCCGTTATCTTGCCGTCGTAGCCGTCCTTAAGGACTATGTTTATAACACCGGATATAGCATCTGAACCGTACTGCGCTGAAGCACCGTCCCTCAGCACCTCGATTCTCTTTATGGCACTTACGGGAATCGTGTTCATGTCAACACCAGCGGTACCGCGACCCACGGAGGTGTTTACGTGTATCAGAGCGCTTTTATGGCGGCGCTTTCCGTTAACAAGCACCAGAACCTGATCAGGCCCAAGGCCCCGAAGCGTGGCGGGACGAAGAGAGTCTGTTCCGTCGCTTATGGTCGAGCTCGAGAAATTAAAAGACGGTATGAGCTCCTGAATAATCCTTCCTACCTCGGTCTGGCCCGTCGCGACGATCTCCTCTTCGGTTATGACGTCAACGGGAACGGGGGAGTCTGAAACGCTGCGTTCCTCAAAACGGCTTCCGAGCACTACGAGCTTTTCGAGTTCAAAGGCGTGCGTCAAGGGACTTAGCAAACCTGCGACGAGCAGCACGGCAAGCCCCGCAATAATTCCTTTTCTCATCTTAATCCTCCATAACTTAATAATGCAGATTTTTGATTATAACACAGAACACAGCATAGTTTAAACCGTAATATTTCAGGAAAACGGAAAATTTAGAAGTAATGACAGTTCCTTGCAAATCCTAAGAAAAACCACCGCGGAGCAAGTGCGGACGATCAGGTTTCATTCAGGCACATGAACCTTCACGCCGTTTGAAACATAAAGACATTGCTTTATACTTTCAGCCTGATCATGGAAACAGACCTAATTCGAAATTTCTCCATAATAGCTCACGTCGATCACGGCAAATCAACTCTTGCCGACAGGCTTCTTGAGTTCACGGGCACCCTCAGCGAACGCGAGAAAACCGAGCAATTCCTCGACAACATGGAAATAGAAAGGGAGAGGGGAATAACCATAAAGGCCCAGGCGGTAAGGCTGAAGTACAAAGCCGATGACGGCAGAACCTATGAGTTCAACCTGATAGACACCCCCGGGCACGTCGATTTCAGCTACGAGGTTTCGCGGAGCCTCATAGCGTGCGAGGGAGCACTGCTTGTGGTTGACGCCTCCCAGGGAGTTGAGGCCCAGACGCTTGCCCACGCTTACCTGGCCGCTGATTCAGGGCTTGAGATGATACCCGTCATAAACAAGATAGACCTGCCTTCCGCCGAACCCGAGAGAGTGAAAAAAGAAATAGAGGATATAGTCGGAATCTCCACCGAGGACGCCGTTTTGGCAAGCGCCAAGGACGGAACCGGCACGAAGGAGATACTGGAATCAATCGTGGCGCTCGTACCGCCGCCTAAGAGCCCCGAGGACTCGAGGCTCAAAGCGCTCATATTCGACAGCTGGTTCGACTCATACCAAGGCGTCGTGATGCTGGTGAGGATATACGAGGGAACGGTAAGACTTGGCATGAGAATCAAGCTCATGGCAACTGGCAAAAAATACGAGGTGCGGAAGATAGGTGCGTTTGCTCCGCAGGCAGAGGAACTTGAGCAGCTCACGACGGGACAGGTCGGATTCATAACCGCCTCCATAAAGGAAATCGGGGAAGCTGGAGTCGGTGACACGATAACGGATGCCGATTCCCCCATCAAAAACCCCCTCGAGGGATTCAAGGTCATAAAGCCCATGGTCTTCAGCGGGCTCTACCCCATCGACACGGGAGATTACGACAGGCTCAAGGAAGGGCTCGAGAAGCTCAAGCTCAATGACTCGTCACTTGTTTACGAGCCCGAGACGTCATTGGCGCTTGGGTTCGGTTTCCGCTGCGGCTTCCTCGGGCTGCTACATATGGAAATCGTGCGGGAGAGGGTGGAGAGGGAATTCGAGGTAAATCTCATAACTACCGCGCCGACCGTCATTTACAAGGCCGTCTATCCGGGAGGAAGGGGGGTGTACGTCGACAATCCCAGCGAGCTTCCGACCGGCGACCGCTCGGCCCGGCTCCAGGAACCGTACGTGTACGTCTCCGTTCACACCCCTTCGGATTATCTGGGGCAGATATTCGAGCTCTGCGAGAAAAGAAGGGGCATACAGAGGAACCTAAGCTACGTGACTGAAAACAGGGCCATAATCGAATACGAACTTCCCCTCGCAGAAATAGTCTACGATTTTTACGACAATCTAAAATCCGTCACCAAGGGCTACGCCTCGATGGATTACGAACCCGCCGGATACAAGGACTCAGACCTCATAAAGCTCGATATCCTAGTTAACGGAAACATAGTCGATGCGCTCTCGATAATCTCCCACAAGGACAAGGCCTACGAGAGGGGGAGAGGACTTATAGGAAAACTCCGGTCGCTTATACCCCGCCAGCTCTACGAGGTAGCCATACAGGCCGCAATCGGAAGCAGGGTCATAGCCCGCGAATCCGTAAAGGCGATGAGGAAGGACGTTACTTCGAAGTGCTACGGGGGAGACGTCACCAGAAAAAGAAAACTTCTTGAGAAACAGAAAGAGGGAAAAAAGAGGATGAAGCAGGTAGGAAGGGTGGAGATACCGCAGGAAGCTTTTCTGGCCGTGCTTAAAAACGACTGACTGCAAAGCCCCTCGAAAGGAAACTTCAGTCCATCGCCCTCATCATCATCTCCGTGATCACCCGCGTTGCGCCGCTTACCGCATCAGGGTCGGTTCTCACGTTGATCACTGAAGGGAGTCCCGAGGAAAAAGCCCTTTCCAAGCCTGGGGTCAGGTCTTTTATATCCTCTATCTTCTCCCCGTACCCGCCCATTGCTTTTATTATTTCGTGAAAATCAACAAAACCGAGGTCCACTCCCTGGGTCACCCCCGCGTCAGGATAGGTTATCTCTATCTGATGCTTGGTCATTCCCCACGCGGAATCGTTGCAGACCACAACCACAAACGGGATAGAGTGTCTCACCGCGGTTTCCATCTCCATGAAATTCATGGCCACGGCTCCATCTCCGGTCACGAGCACCACGGGCTTTTCGGGAAAAGCGACCTTTGCCCCGAGGGCAAAAGGCACTCCGACGCCCATGCATCCAAGCGGGCCTCCCTTAAGGTAATGCCCAGGGGTTCTTACTTCGGATGAAAGGTCTGTCCATGACTGGCAGTCTCCGCCGTCAACCGCGATTATTCCCCCTCCCCCCAAGTAATCCGAAACAGTTTTTGCTACCGTAGCCGGGTGGATTCCCTTCGATTTGGAAACGGTCCGGCGAAACGCCGCGCGGGCGCGGGACCTTGAGGAGCGGGCATCCTTCATCCAGGAACGAAAATCGAAGCTTCTCTTGTTTTCCCGGGCGTAAAGATTCGCCTTCGCGAGAAAAGAATCTAGATCGCAGACTATCCCGAGATCGGCCGGGCGGTTTCTCCCGATCTCCTCGGGATGGATATCCACCTGGACCGTTTTGGCCTCGGGGTCTATTGTATT
This genomic window contains:
- the lepA gene encoding elongation factor 4, whose protein sequence is METDLIRNFSIIAHVDHGKSTLADRLLEFTGTLSEREKTEQFLDNMEIERERGITIKAQAVRLKYKADDGRTYEFNLIDTPGHVDFSYEVSRSLIACEGALLVVDASQGVEAQTLAHAYLAADSGLEMIPVINKIDLPSAEPERVKKEIEDIVGISTEDAVLASAKDGTGTKEILESIVALVPPPKSPEDSRLKALIFDSWFDSYQGVVMLVRIYEGTVRLGMRIKLMATGKKYEVRKIGAFAPQAEELEQLTTGQVGFITASIKEIGEAGVGDTITDADSPIKNPLEGFKVIKPMVFSGLYPIDTGDYDRLKEGLEKLKLNDSSLVYEPETSLALGFGFRCGFLGLLHMEIVRERVEREFEVNLITTAPTVIYKAVYPGGRGVYVDNPSELPTGDRSARLQEPYVYVSVHTPSDYLGQIFELCEKRRGIQRNLSYVTENRAIIEYELPLAEIVYDFYDNLKSVTKGYASMDYEPAGYKDSDLIKLDILVNGNIVDALSIISHKDKAYERGRGLIGKLRSLIPRQLYEVAIQAAIGSRVIARESVKAMRKDVTSKCYGGDVTRKRKLLEKQKEGKKRMKQVGRVEIPQEAFLAVLKND